The proteins below are encoded in one region of Ostrea edulis chromosome 3, xbOstEdul1.1, whole genome shotgun sequence:
- the LOC125677389 gene encoding perlucin-like — translation MDIVTSLFVLSATATVHGASFNPCPDSWYLHGRSCYGFVKDIKTDWIEAGAFCERFSSFLVEVDTKDENDFLRNHIGTNHDTYWLGATDAFSDGNWIWVGNQRPMTFLGWSPGEPANGAGAACLTLAGNLNHHWNDDYCDRKYGFICEKEIELAMGGGGLVG, via the exons ATGGATATTGTAACTTCGTTATTCG TCCTTTCAGCCACTGCAACAGTTCATGGGGCATCATTTAATCCATGTCCTGACTCATGGTACTTACATGGGCGCTCGTGTTATGGATTTGTTAAAGATATCAAAACCGACTGGATCGAAGCAGGG GCATTCTGCGAGAGGTTCAGTTCTTTCCTGGTGGAGGTTGATACAAAGGATGAAAATGACTTCTTACGAAACCACATAGGAACAAATCACG ATACATACTGGTTAGGCGCCACGGATGCATTCTCAGATGGCAATTGGATATGGGTTGGCAATCAGCGCCCAATGACATTCTTAGGGTGGTCCCCTGGAGAACCAGCCAATGGTGCAGGTGCAGCTTGCCTGACGTTAGCGGGGAATTTAAACCACCACTGGAACGATGATTATTGTGATCGGAAATATGGCTTTATCTGTGAAAAAGA GATTGAACTAGCTATGGGTGGAGGAGGATTAGTCGGTTGA
- the LOC130053179 gene encoding uncharacterized protein LOC130053179, whose translation MQGENNTRSLSDGNPTGKFVNKVDYDVKKRSRILGQNLLIPTSTPEYEQGYQCAFYAYMNQDEHTVAPHHTLIFDVVKTNIANAYNKYTGVFTVPYNGLYVITWNIYSDAYSYAFSNLVVNQDIWNSAIANSADNGDRHASTGIVVVMLNKGDVVFVKTHETEPGRGNIESSLEARSTFSGWNIN comes from the exons ATGCAAGGGGAAAATAACACAAGATCCTTATCTGACGGTAACCCCACCggaaaatttgtaaacaaagtggACTACGATGTTAAGAAAAGATCTAGAATTT taggaCAAAATCTGTTGATACCCACAAGCACTCCGGAATACGAACAGGGATACCAGTGTGCATTTTACGCCTACATGAATCAAGACGAACACACAGTGGCACCTCATCATACCCTCATCTTTGATGTGGTGAAGACAAACATTGCAAATGCTTACAACAAGTACACCGGTGTGTTTACCGTTCCCTATAATGGACTATACGTTATAACATGGAACATCTACTCCGATGCATATAGCTATGCTTTTTCCAACCTGGTAGTAAACCAAGACATCTGGAACAGCGCTATTGCTAATTCAGCAGACAACGGTGACCGCCATGCTTCAACTGGCATAGTCGTAGTTATGTTGAATAAAGGTGACGTGGTATTCGTGAAAACACACGAGACAGAACCAGGTCGGGGGAATATAGAAAGTTCATTGGAGGCCCGATCAACATTCTCTGGATGGAATATAAACTGA
- the LOC125674549 gene encoding S-adenosylmethionine-dependent methyltransferase Rv2258c-like, which produces MENSEKDEKNKQTTDGVDTVEKIIEDTVADGLHAMVLTLGYRVGIVDALYRLETPCTDREISDETGLNPRYVQEWLICMTTKGIIRYDNEKYSLPCSEQVQRAVLISAVLPMFADCLLKLEPAMRDKEHNTGYPFPQKDLEWLGKFNELNTFNSHWVESNLGTVFKSHFKDSQEQIKDILDFGCGYGKLSQQLAETYQYVNITGVDIDEQSIRHCQKTYKCPSLHFTSSKDISSTLNIRFDIIILMEVLHDLPDPGQILSELRTVLKPDGCIVTFDPNISSDISTNIGSKAAKIHLPFSVFFCLPNSMSKSPAVGHGAGWGVEDRRNFITEHGFTILNIDNNSVDPQYSRLVFKKSM; this is translated from the exons ATGGAGAATTCTGAAAAAGACGAAAAGAACAAGCAAACGACCGATGGAGTAGACACTGTTGAGAAAATTATTGAAGACACAGTGGCAGACGGACTACATGCGATGGTGCTAACCCTAGGTTATAGAGTGGGTATTGTTGATGCCTTGTACAGACTGGAAACCCCTTGTACAGACAGAGAGATCAGCGATGAAACCGGATTAAACCCGAG ATATGTACAGGAATGGTTGATCTGCATGACAACGAAGGGCATCATCCGATACGACAATGAAAAATATAGCCTTCCCTGCTCTGAACAAGTTCAAAGGGCTGTTCTCATCTCCGCCGTATTACCAATGTTTGCAGATTGTCTGCTAAAATTGGAGCCTGCAATGCGAGACAAGGAACATAACACTG GTTACCCTTTTCCACAAAAAGATTTGGAATGGCTCGGGAAGTTCAATGAATTAAACACGTTTAACAGTCATTGGGTGGAAAGTAATTTAGGAACAGTTTTCAAAAGCCATTTCAAAGATTCGCAAG AACAAATAAAGGACATTTTAGACTTTGGTTGTGGATACGGCAAACTCTCTCAGCAACTTGCAGAAACATATCAATATGTCAATATCACTGGTGTGGATATTGACGAACAATCCATTCGTCACTGCCAGAAAACATACAAGTGTCCGAGTCTGCATTTTACAAGTAGTAAAGACATATCTTCGACTTTGAATATTAGATTTGATATCATCATATTGATGGAAGTTCTACACGATCTTCCAGATCCAGGGCAAATTTTATCAGAGTTAAGAACAGTCCTCAAACCTGATGGATGTATTGTAACATTTGACCCCAATATATCCTCTGACATTTCTACAAATATTGGAAGCAAAGCTGCAAAGATTCATTTACCATTCAGCGTGTTCTTCTGTTTACCAAACAGTATGTCAAAGAGTCCAGCTGTTGGACATGGGGCTGGCTGGGGAGTTGAAGATCGACGGAATTTTATCACAGAACATGGTTTTACTATTCTTAATATTGATAATAACTCCGTTGACCCCCAATATTCTAGATTGGtgtttaaaaaatcaatgtaa